The following are from one region of the Indicator indicator isolate 239-I01 chromosome 14, UM_Iind_1.1, whole genome shotgun sequence genome:
- the MAFF gene encoding transcription factor MafF, translating to MNEKNPRGQREARMAADGLSSKALKVKRELGENTPLLSDEELMGLSVRELNHHLRGLSKEEVARLKQRRRTLKNRGYAASCRVKRVCQKEELQKQKMELEWEVDKLARENAAMRLELDTLRGKYEALQGFARTVATHGPSTKVATASVITIVKSGANQAAYS from the exons ATGAATGAAAAGAATCCGCGG GGTCAGCGTGAGGCAAGGATGGCTGCAGACGGGCTCTCCAGCAAGGCCCTGAAG GTGAAGCGAGAGCTGGGGGAGAACACACCGCTGCTGTCAGATGAGGAGCTAATGGGGCTGTCAGTGCGGGAGCTCAATCACCACCTGCGAGGCCTCTCCAAGGAGGAGGTTGCAAGGCTGAAGCAGCGTCGGCGGACTCTGAAGAACCGGGGCTATGCTGCCAGCTGCCGGGTCAAGCGTGTCTGCcagaaggaagagctgcagaagcagaagatgGAGTTGGAGTGGGAAGTGGACAAGCTAGCCCGGGAAAATGCTGCCATGCGCCTGGAGCTTGACACACTCCGTGGCAAGTATGAGGCCCTGCAGGGCTTTGCCCGTACCGTGGCCACCCATGGGCCCTCCACCAAGGTGGCCACCGCCAGCGTCATCACCATCGTCAAGTCTGGTGCCAACCAGGCCGCCTACTCCTAG